The DNA window TATTGAAATAACATTAAAGCGTTAATAATTTTTTTCTAGCTAAACTGCTTGTAAAATCCAAAGCCATACAATCCTAACAAACCATCTCCAACCTAAATAAATATTAAAAATGGATGTGTATTTTAAATATAAATATGATGAGCTGTTTAATCCTACCCTGCAGGCACTGAAAAATCTGGGTAACTCTGGATCGGTTAGTGAAATTGAAGCAGAAATTATTAAAATTCTGCAGCTTAGTAACAATGAAGTAGATGAAATTTTGAGAGGGAGTACCACTAAACTAGCCTGTAGACTCTCTTGGGCAAGATACTATCTTAAAGATTATGGATTACTAGAAAATTCTTCGCAGGATATTTGGTCTTTAACAGATAAAGGACATAAAGTTACTCAAGTAGATCCAGAAGAAGTAAAGCGATTTATCAAGCAAAATAACCAGCAAATAGTTAAAGAAAAAGCTCAAATATCAGAAGAATCAAATAGTAGTTCTAACAATCAAATTGATGAAGTAAATGAGCTTACTTGGCAAGATCAGCTCCTAGAAACTATCAAGAAAATTACTCCTGATCAATTTGAAAAGTTGTGTCAACGGCTACTCAGGGAACTTGGATTTAAAAATGTGGTAGTAACTGGAAAATCTAATGATGGGGGGATTGATGGCAAAGGGATTTTAAGGATTGGTCATGTTTTATCCTTTCATATAGTATTT is part of the Candidatus Nitrosacidococcus sp. I8 genome and encodes:
- a CDS encoding restriction endonuclease, with amino-acid sequence MDVYFKYKYDELFNPTLQALKNLGNSGSVSEIEAEIIKILQLSNNEVDEILRGSTTKLACRLSWARYYLKDYGLLENSSQDIWSLTDKGHKVTQVDPEEVKRFIKQNNQQIVKEKAQISEESNSSSNNQIDEVNELTWQDQLLETIKKITPDQFEKLCQRLLRELGFKNVVVTGKSNDGGIDGKGILRIGHVLSFHIVFQAKRYQGTVSSSVVRDFRGSMEGRAEKGLIMTTGVFSLEAQKEAERPGAKQIDLIDGNEFIERLKELGLGVEIEMVEKVSIKQDWFKNL